A section of the Pseudanabaena mucicola str. Chao 1806 genome encodes:
- a CDS encoding aldose epimerase, translated as MYKVSSQQKQYHTYTLSDNINNSHIEVVPERGGIITSWQINGKEVFYLDTERFTHSNLSVRGGNPILFPLCGNLPNETYNIDGKEYKIKQHGFARELPWTATNSNDEGKASLTVELDSNDQTKLVYPFDFHLAFTYELRGNTLEIHQTYQNLSPIPMPFSAGFHPYFLCGDKNQLIVDIPATNYEDNRTKENFAFDGKFNFDQDEIDAVFGNLLRRSTSVVDRDRQLKIEIDYDDFYTYLVFWTVKGKEFYCLEPWSATRNSLNTKEYLTVLEPNVTHKAVMKITANFF; from the coding sequence GTGTATAAAGTTTCTTCTCAGCAAAAGCAATATCATACCTATACTCTATCTGACAATATTAACAACTCTCATATAGAAGTTGTGCCAGAGCGTGGTGGCATAATTACCAGTTGGCAGATTAATGGGAAAGAAGTTTTTTATCTGGATACGGAGCGCTTCACCCATAGTAATTTGAGCGTTAGAGGCGGCAATCCTATTTTGTTTCCACTCTGTGGCAATTTGCCCAATGAGACCTACAATATTGATGGCAAGGAATACAAAATTAAACAACATGGTTTTGCCCGTGAATTGCCTTGGACAGCTACAAACTCAAATGATGAAGGGAAAGCAAGTCTCACCGTTGAGCTAGATAGCAATGATCAAACGAAGCTTGTATATCCCTTTGATTTCCATTTAGCTTTTACCTACGAGTTGCGCGGTAATACCTTAGAGATTCATCAAACATACCAGAATCTCTCTCCCATTCCCATGCCATTTTCTGCGGGATTCCATCCTTATTTCCTTTGTGGTGATAAAAATCAGCTTATAGTAGATATTCCTGCAACTAACTACGAAGACAATCGCACCAAAGAAAACTTTGCGTTTGATGGCAAGTTTAATTTTGACCAAGATGAGATTGATGCGGTATTTGGTAATCTCTTGCGGCGTTCGACTTCTGTAGTTGATCGCGATCGTCAGCTCAAGATTGAAATTGATTACGACGACTTTTATACCTATCTTGTATTTTGGACAGTCAAGGGCAAGGAATTCTATTGCCTAGAGCCTTGGAGCGCCACACGAAATTCTCTAAATACTAAAGAATACCTGACTGTGCTGGAGCCAAACGTTACCCATAAGGCAGTAATGAAAATTACGGCTAACTTTTTCTAA
- a CDS encoding thiol-disulfide oxidoreductase DCC family protein produces the protein MSYTVIYDGDCNLCANFVSILEKYDRGRQFCYIPMQDQEKLNILNVTPKDCEMGMILLDSANSMSRWQGSEAAEEIVRRLPMGASLIAAYRSLFPLKAMGDAAYIQIRDRRYQLFGKRDRTYHTAYPVGCVSRDDSTHIQN, from the coding sequence ATGTCCTATACGGTAATTTATGATGGTGACTGCAATCTCTGTGCTAATTTTGTCAGCATTTTAGAGAAATATGATCGTGGTCGGCAATTTTGCTATATTCCTATGCAAGACCAAGAGAAATTAAATATACTTAATGTCACACCAAAGGATTGTGAAATGGGAATGATCCTCCTTGATAGCGCTAATTCTATGTCCAGATGGCAGGGGAGTGAAGCGGCAGAAGAAATTGTGCGAAGATTACCAATGGGAGCATCCTTAATTGCGGCCTATCGATCACTGTTTCCTCTAAAGGCAATGGGAGATGCGGCTTATATCCAGATTCGTGATCGTCGGTATCAATTATTTGGTAAGCGCGATCGCACTTATCACACTGCTTATCCTGTTGGTTGCGTATCAAGAGACGATAGCACACATATCCAAAATTAA